DNA sequence from the Streptomyces sp. NBC_01264 genome:
TCCAGGACGACCACGTGGCGGATGCGGCCGGCCGGGAACAGGTCTGGCACGCGCAGGGCTGGGACGAGCGGTTCGGGCTCGCACTGCCCCGCGGGTCGACCGGCTACGGGCACACCGCCCGCGAGGCCGGCGCCGTCCGGGTCGACTCCGGGGAGCTGCTGCTGGGGTACTTCGACGCCGTCCACGCGCAGACGCAGCTGTTCCTGCGGGGGCTGTCCGCGGCCGATCTGGACCGGGTCGTCGACGAGCGGTGGGACCCGCCGGTGACGCTCGGGGTGCGGCTGGTGAGCGTGATCGGTGACGACCTCCAGCACGCGGGTCAGGCGGCCTTCGTCCGGGGCGCGCTGTCGAGGGGCCGCTGATGGCGTCCCGCGGCCGGGGCGCCCTCCTGCTGGCCCTGCTCCTCCTGACCGCGGCCACTCCCGCGTCGGCGGCCGCCGGGGCCGCCCCGACTGCCGGTGCCGGGGCCGCCACCGCCTGGGCCGGAGCCGGGACCACCGCCAGAGCCGAAGCCAAGGCCACCGCCAGAGCCGAAGCCGGGGCCGTCGCCGCGCCCGGGGCCGTCGCCGGATCCGGATTCGGAGCCGTCGCCGGATTCGGTGCCGTCCCCGCGCCCCCCGTCAGTGCCCGGGGCGGCCGGCCCGGTCGCGGCGCCGGGGGGCGGCCCGTCGTGGAGACCGACCGGGGGGCGGTGCGCGGGCGGGAGGCCGCCGGGTACCGCACCTTCGAGGGGATCCCGTACGCCGCCCCGCCGACCGGGCCGCTGCGCTGGCGGCTCCCGGAACCGGCCGCGCGCTGGGCGGGCGTACGGGACGCGGGCGCGCCCGGGGCCCGGTGCGTTCAGCTGCCCGCGGTGGGACCGGGTGGCCCGAGCGGCTCGGAGGACTGCCTGTTCCTCAACGTCACGGTTCCCGGTGACGCCACGGGCGCCGGACACCCGACGCGGACGGCCGGAACCTCGCAACGCGCCGGAACAGCCGGCGCCCCGCCCGTGATGGTCTGGTTCCACGGCGGCGGGTTCATGAACGGCGCCGGGGATCTGTACCGAGCGGGCCGACTGGCCTCGGCGAGCGGGGCCGTGGTCGTCACCGTCAACTACCGGCTCGGGATCTTCGGGCTCCTCGGGCATCCCGCCCTCCACGGAGCCCCCGACTTCGCGCTGGCCGACCAGCAGGCCGCCCTGCGCTGGGTGCGGGCGAACGCCGCCCGGTTCGGCGGCGATCCCGGCAACGTCACCGTGTTCGGCGAGTCCGCCGGCGGCCTGAGCGTCTGTCTGCACCTCACCTCCCCCGCCTCGGCCGGACTGTTCCACCGGGCGATCGCGCAGAGCGGATCCTGCTCGCTCGTCGTGCCCAAGCACTCCTGGCTCCCCCCGATGCCCGCCTACGAGCCCTTCGTGCCGGAGTCCCGGACCGTGGCCCGGGGCACCGCGGCGGCGGTCCGGCTCGGCTGCGGCCGGCCGGCGGACGCGGACGTGCTGCGGTGCCTGCGCGGACTGCCGCCCGGCGCGCTGGCGACACCCGAGCTCATGAACCTCTTCTCCGCGGTGTCCTACGGCACCCCGCTGCTCCCCACCGAGCCCCGACGGGCCCTGGAACGCGGGGAGTTCCACCAGGTCCCGGTGGTGCAGGGTTCCACCCGCGACGAGATGCGGATCTTCCTCGGGCAGACCCTGGCGGCCTACCCGGTCGCCGACGCGCGGGCCTACCGGTCGCGGCTGAGCGCCGCGTTCGGGGCGAGCGCGGCCGAACTCGTCGAGGACGCCTATCCGGTGACGGCCCATCCGACGCCCGCGCTGGCCTTCGCGGCCGCGCTGACGGACGCCTCCTTCGTGTGTCCGCAGCTGCGGGACAGCCGTGCGCTGGCCCGGCACGTGCCGACGTACGACTACGGGTTCGACGACCGGAACGCACCGGACTTCACGGGGCTGCCGCCGGTGCCGGGCTTCCCGTACGGGGCCTCGCACGGCTCCGAACTGCCCTACCTCTTCGACACCGGGCTCCCGATGAACGCCGCGCAGCGAGTGCTCGCGGAGCGGATGACCGGCTACTGGACCCGGTTCGCGGCGACCGGCGATCCGAACGCCCCCGGGGCGCTGCCCTGGTGGCCGCGCTCCCCCGCCGTACTGTCCCTGGCGCCGGAGCCCTCGGGCGGGATCCGCCCCGTGGACGCGGCGGCCCGGCACCACTGCGGGCTGTGGGACTCCGTAGGACAGGCTCTCGAAAGGACGGGCTCGTGACCGGTTTGGCCGACATCCTCCAGCCGTTCGTGGACGACGGGACCGTACCGGGGGCGGTGGCCCTGGTGGACCGGGGCGACGGCAAGGGGCCCGAAGTGGCCGCCGTGGGCAGCGCGGACGCCGGGGGCGGGGCCCCGATGGTCCGCGACTCGATCTTCCGGATGGCCTCGCTGACCAAACCGGTCACGGCGGCGGCGGTGATGATGCTGGTGGAGGACGGCCGGTTCGCGCTCACCGACGCGGTCGCGCCCTGGCTGCCGGAGATCGCCGAGCCGGTCGTCGTACGGACTCCCGCGAGCCCGGTCGACGACGTGGTTCCGGCG
Encoded proteins:
- a CDS encoding mycothiol transferase, with amino-acid sequence MKGTEVLADAFGRIRDVVHEAVEGLDAGQLDARIDPGANSITWLVWHLTRVQDDHVADAAGREQVWHAQGWDERFGLALPRGSTGYGHTAREAGAVRVDSGELLLGYFDAVHAQTQLFLRGLSAADLDRVVDERWDPPVTLGVRLVSVIGDDLQHAGQAAFVRGALSRGR
- a CDS encoding carboxylesterase/lipase family protein, with amino-acid sequence MASRGRGALLLALLLLTAATPASAAAGAAPTAGAGAATAWAGAGTTARAEAKATARAEAGAVAAPGAVAGSGFGAVAGFGAVPAPPVSARGGRPGRGAGGRPVVETDRGAVRGREAAGYRTFEGIPYAAPPTGPLRWRLPEPAARWAGVRDAGAPGARCVQLPAVGPGGPSGSEDCLFLNVTVPGDATGAGHPTRTAGTSQRAGTAGAPPVMVWFHGGGFMNGAGDLYRAGRLASASGAVVVTVNYRLGIFGLLGHPALHGAPDFALADQQAALRWVRANAARFGGDPGNVTVFGESAGGLSVCLHLTSPASAGLFHRAIAQSGSCSLVVPKHSWLPPMPAYEPFVPESRTVARGTAAAVRLGCGRPADADVLRCLRGLPPGALATPELMNLFSAVSYGTPLLPTEPRRALERGEFHQVPVVQGSTRDEMRIFLGQTLAAYPVADARAYRSRLSAAFGASAAELVEDAYPVTAHPTPALAFAAALTDASFVCPQLRDSRALARHVPTYDYGFDDRNAPDFTGLPPVPGFPYGASHGSELPYLFDTGLPMNAAQRVLAERMTGYWTRFAATGDPNAPGALPWWPRSPAVLSLAPEPSGGIRPVDAAARHHCGLWDSVGQALERTGS